The following is a genomic window from Dioscorea cayenensis subsp. rotundata cultivar TDr96_F1 chromosome 10, TDr96_F1_v2_PseudoChromosome.rev07_lg8_w22 25.fasta, whole genome shotgun sequence.
TCTGATTGATTTCATATTCAATGGAATCAGGTCTTCGCCATGCAGAACGTCCTTGAAAAGGACTTCAAGAGAACTCACAATCTTCATTAGCAACCAATCAATCTGTGTGTGCTGCTTTGTTCACATTTGGTCGACATCCTTATTTTCGTCATTAAGGGCTCATGAAACACACCGCTAATGTACCTCAGTTCCATGGACCAGTCAGCATCGATCACGAGCCACACTGACTTGTGCTTATGGCGGAAGGCTGTTGCTTTATGACTTTGCCATTTTTACAATGTCCAAAAGTCTTGTGAGACATGAAATGATGAAACCCTTTATTATCAGACTGGTCTTGACTTTTTTACAAGACAATGCCCAGTGACCTTGCTTGGCCATCTCTCTGATTCACCAGGACATTGCCGAAACCAGGTCATTCTGATTCATCTCTCCTCGCATTGCTTTGGCAATGTCCTGGTTTCGGCTTTATTATTGTCCTTGAGTTGAAAAAACCCTAGAGTTTCTTCTGCGAATTTCTGAATTCAGGTTGGTACTTATGTAGCAGTTATATATTCAGtgccaaaatttttttgtttaccaACGATCAAATGATTTATTGGTATACGGATCATCGATAGAGCTTTTCACCGAGTGGTGGGAGTTCGATTTTTGGTGAAAGACATATTTCTGGAAGATGTGAGtggtggttgtgtgcgggtggttTTAGCGCTTATGCGTGCTCGGGATCTGTTTTTACTTGCTACACCGAGATTTGTGCACGCTTTGATGGTTCAGGAGAGTCTTTGGATTGTATGttctttttgtaaataaaaaaaaaaaaacctctttgCTTGTGAATTTGAATATGCAAATCATATAGAATTTGCGTGATTGTAAATGCAAAATAAGTGGCATCTATTTATGtgagtaaaatatttttttttttaattcttgagGGGTGTTTAGTTGGTGTTATTTATCAATATGAatgaatatattattaaatttaaaaaataagatttttgtaaataataaattaaaatttgaccaatttcaaggaaaaaaaaattgcagcAACTTTTCCGAAAGTCACATACATTTTAACCCCCTGGTAAAGCACAAGTTAATCTGTTCTGTAGCTGTTTCCTTGCTGTTGCCCATATTTGCTACATCTGTTGGGTCTGACAAGCAGGTACTCTTTGCAGCAAAGATATGGACAAAATTATCAACCCGTGCTCAGCCATGTCTAGGTCACATGATTTGAAATGACATATTTGCAGACTAAAGATTTTTgcaatgctttttttttttaaaaaaaaaagttaataaattatACATCTTTCATTcaagtaaggaaaaaaatattgtttttaatttttatgtatgaaCTTTATTcggatgttaaaaaaaatccataaataataataataacaattttattaataaaattaatgtatCAATAATCACAAAAGGTGCAGTTGTTTGAAAGACAAATAGAAACtgcatattattaaaaatcttaaaaaaaaaactttaagatTCATGGAGAAACCaagaaatcatatataccaaGCTTGAGCGAGCCTGCAAAATTTCATCATTTGAAGAAACAACATCCAATCCATGTTACAATTTTTGAGTATTAGCCATGAGAACTACTGAAAAAACAcatgttttcattttccttAAATTTTTGTGTGATCTAGGAAATATAATCTCTACTAGCTGATTGCTTTTTGTGTTGGTGAGCATATTCAGTGTGAGAACGATGGTCTCTATGACTTGAATCATCTCTATCATCTGATCTTTTCCGCCTTAAATGCCGATCCTCTCTGTCTCTAGTCCGTCTCCTCGGCAGTGAATCTTCCGTATTTTTATAGCCCTTGTGAGTAGAAACATCTCCATCGGGTGTTCTTCGGTGCCTGTGTGGTGTATCTTCCCTATTCTTATAGTCTCTGGGAGTAGAATCATCTCTATCAAATGAACTTCTCCTTCGTTTTCTCCTCGAGTTAAGTTCCTCTCTATCGTCGGGCCTTCCATGCACATGCGGTGAATCCTCCCTGCTATTGTGACTGCTCCGTCTAGGCGGTGATGGAACCTATGACCACGGGAGAGACCTATtaagttttcatatatatatttatatatatatcttgatacGTAAAAATTTAAGCATAGCATGGTTGATTGTAAGATTGTCAAGCAATGAAGCTGCATTGCATCAACCAGTGTAAAACTGTCTGATGAGAAGCTTATGTGAGAATGTGATACCTGGTACCGTGTCATATAGTGCCCTTCGGGTGGCGGTGGAATACCCAGCTTTTTAAGATCTTCATATGGAATTTCAGATCTGTTAACAAAGAGCaaatgttaataaattattaactcTCATTAGTATTTAAGGTAGTTATATACATACAATGGAGCTTGGAATGGTCTATCACGCCCGCCAAATCGAAGTTGACCGGATTCCTTCACACCTCCGAGGCCACCACCTGAATCAATGGTGCCATACTAGATAAATATAAGTTTCGACAAGATAGTTTAAGTTTTGCAACTGACCTAACCTTAATAGTGTCATGCTAGATAAATATAAGTTTCAAAAAGATAGTTTAATTTTTGCAACTGACCTAACCTTCTTGGTATCCAACCAGGCATCAACTGTTGTCTGTTATAATCAACGATTATTTTTCTGTCATCAATGATCTTATGGTGGGCATACTGCACAAAAAGTTTAAAATCATTCATTcgttaaacaaaaaaaatatgtaatttcaaATGAATTCGCTCTCAAAATCAAACTATCAGTTCTACAACTTGCATCACAAGGATGATCAGAAAGAAGGGGTGCTCTAATGTGGCACATAAAACAGAACTGTAGTCAGGTT
Proteins encoded in this region:
- the LOC120270001 gene encoding LOW QUALITY PROTEIN: U11/U12 small nuclear ribonucleoprotein 35 kDa protein (The sequence of the model RefSeq protein was modified relative to this genomic sequence to represent the inferred CDS: deleted 1 base in 1 codon): MEAEKKRRREEGMRGSNVSKVFYSRSYHPIQAGSIDGTDILPHDRAIYRAHLCSSAGLYDPHGDRKAVGDPYCTLFVGRLSPSTDEESLRKAMSEYGRVKNMRLVRHIVTGASCGYAFVEYETEREMRRAYEYAHHKIIDDRKIIVDYNRQQLMPGWIPRRLGGGLGGVKESGQLRFGGRDRPFQAPLSEIPYEDLKKLGIPPPPEGHYMTRYQVPSPPRRSSHNSREDSPHVHGRPDDREELNSRRKRRRSSFDRDDSTPRDYKNREDTPHRHRRTPDGDVSTHKGYKNTEDSLPRRRTRDREDRHLRRKRSDDRDDSSHRDHRSHTEYAHQHKKQSASRDYIS